The Streptomyces tendae DNA segment GCGGTGCGGGGAACCTGCGGGGTGCCCGCGTCGGCCCCGCCGGTCGCGGCGGGCGGTTGCGGCGCCGGAATCCGGCCGGACGGCGCGGCCTCGGACGGGGGCCGCCCCTCCTGAGGTGCCGGTGGCCGGCTGCCCGCCCCGCCGTCCGGAACGGCCGGCCCGGTCCCCGTGCCCTGGTCCGGGGCGCCCGGGGACGCGGTCCGTCCCTGGCCCGGCGGCACCGGACCCGGCGTCGGACCGCGGCTCGGTTCGGCCGGCCGGCCCGGACGGGACGCCGTCGGCACGGGCGCCCCGGTGCCCGTGGGAGTCGGTTCCGCCGTGGCCGACGGAGAGGTCTCGGACGTCGGCGTCGGCAGCGGGCCCAGGGTCGGCAGGGTGAGATCGTGCGAGGCGGACGGCGTGGGACTGGGCGTCCCGTCGTCCTGCGCCACCCACGCCCACACGCCGACGCCGCCCAGGAGCAGCACAGCGGCACCGCCGGCGATCCACGGGGCGCGCCGGGGCGGGCGTCGGTGACGGTTCATGGACCCACTGTGCTACGCGCCCCGACAGGCCGCCTGTCGCATCGTCCGCCTGCTGTGCCACCCGTCCGGTCAGTGCGCTCGTCCGGGTGACGGACCCCGTCCCCCGGTCGCCGCCGACGGTCCCTCCCGGCAGGGTGCGCTGCCCGCTTCCTTACCTCCCAGGTCATCGACCCGGCCCTAGTCCGAGTGCCACGATCACCGCGTACCCGACCGACGCACCATGCGCGTCAACCGGACCGACGCACCGTGGAGGACACCATGCCCGCCTACGCCATCGCCCGCCTGCGGCCGGCCGCCCCGCACCCGGACATCGCGGAGTACATCGAGCGCATCCCCGCCACGTTCGAGCCGTTCGGTGGCCGCTTCCTGGTGCACGCCACCCAGCACGAGGTGAAGGAGGGCACTTGGTCAGAAGACCTGGTGGTGATCGGCTTCCCGGGCATCGACCAGGCACGGCAGTGGTGGGACTCGCCCGCCTACCGGGAGATAGCGCCCCTGCGGTCCCGGCACATCGAGGGCGACATCGTCCTCGTCGAGGGCGTCCCCGACGGCTACGACCCCACCGCCACCGCTGACACCCTGCGGAAGGCACTCGCCGCCACCGACTGATCCCCGCCCTCGCCGGTTGCCGGCCGAGCCGTGCACCGGCGGCCGCGCGACCCCGCCGTCTGGGCAGGTCCCGCACGTCCGGTTACCGTGGGAATGACCCCTTTGTCCGGGGCCCTTCCCCGGAGCGCCTGGGAGTGGGAGAGAAACCATGAGTAATCAGTTCGAGGTCGTCGTGGACATCGACCGGCCCATAGAGGACGTCTTCGACTATCTCGCCGACGGCCGGCACGACCCCGAGTTCAGCCCCCGCGTCCTGAGGATGGAGAAGAGCCCCGACGGCGACACCCATGTGGGCACCGTGTTCCACAGCACTGTCAAGGACGCCGGAATGCGTTCCCAACGGGACTTCGAAATCAGCGAGTTGACGGCGCCCACCCGGTTGCGCTGGCACGAGGTGTCGCACAACTCCATCACCGCCAAGGAGGGCGGGTACGACCTCGAGCCCACGGCGGACGGCGGGACCCGGCTGCGCCTGTTCAACGTGCTCGAAGGGCACGGCGTGGGAAAGCTGTTGCTCCCGCTGGCGGCCGGCGCGTCCCGCAAGGACGCCCCCGCCTTCGGCCGCCGCATCAAGGAAGCCGTGGAGGCCTCCACCTGACCGCCTGGCCCACCGTGACCCGCCGGAGAGTCATGTGTCCGGCGGGATCACGGACCGGGATCAGGAGCCGTCAGGGACCAGCACCCAGACGGCCGTCATCAGCAGGAACGTGAACACGACCAGGGCCGGGAGCCCGAGGATCGCGGTGACCACACCCCAGCGGGTACGGCCCCGCGGCGTCCGCGCTCCGTCCGGCCCTGCCGTGTCGCCCTGTGTCGCAGCCACGAACTCACCTCTCGGTCAAGGGAATGAGAGGCAGGCTAGACCATGCGGGGCCCGTCCGGGGCGCGGACGCCGCCTACTCCGACCGGCGTAAGGAGCGGTCGGCCGGCATGCCGTCACACCCTTCGGTGACATAACAGTGGGTGTATGACATCGAGACGAAACGCCTCTCAGGTCACCGGGCGCCGTGCGCGCGGATTCCGCGCGGGGGCCGCCGTGATGGTTCTGGCCGCCGCGACCGCCCTCGGCGCCGCCGGGGAGGCGACCGCCTCCCAGGCGGGCCGCTCCGGACCGGACTGGGACGCCATCGCCCGGTGCGAGTCGGGCGGCAACTGGAAGGCCAACACGGGCAACGGCCACTACGGCGGGCTGCAGTTCTCGCAGTCCAGCTGGGTCGCGGCCGGCGGGCTCAAGTACGCTCGGCGCGCGGACCTGGCCACCCGCAAGGAACAGATCGCCGTCGCCGAACGTCTCGCCGCGCTGCAGGGGATGTCGGCCTGGACGTGCGCGTACGCGGGACGCTAGGCGTCCCTCTCCGGAGCGCCCTCGCCCCGTCGCCCGACACCCGACGCCGAACCGGCCGCCACACGCCCTTCGCCCGACACCCGACGCCGGACCGGCCGCGGCACGCCCTTCGCCCGACACCCGACGCCGGACCGGCCGCCACACGCCCTCGCCGGGCGCCCGGCGTCCCGGTGCGGGTGCCGGCCGCCCGGCGAGGGGGCGTTCGCGGCGGAGGTGGCGTTCCGCGGTCGAGGTGGCATTCCGCGGGTGAGGCGGTTCAGCCGACCGGCAGACCCGGCCCCGCCAGCGCCTTGGCGTTCTGAGCGGCCGTCAGCCTGCGGACGAACAGCACGGCCAGCACCGCCGCGACGATGTCGAGGAGCGACCCGGTGATCAGCCACCCCGTGGCGTCGTGGACCGCCTGAGGGCTCTCGGCGTCGTCGTACCGCCGGGTCGCCAAACGGTCGAACACGTTCGACGCGATCCACACCCCCCACCAGGCGTTGAGCAGGCCCTGATGCCGCACCGTGCCCCCGTAGGGGTCGGGCTCGCCGGCCCGCAGCACGTCGAGGGCGATGCCGCGTGGGATCCACAGGTTGGCGAACGGGATGAACCAGGCGCCGATCGCCCAGCCGGCGGACCGGCGCTGCGTGTCCGGAGCGAACACCTCCGCGTTCTGGCGCACCCGGTGGAACCAGATGATGAACACCGTGGCCGTCGCCAGCAGCGCCAGCAGGTAGAACACGCCGGTGCCGGCGAGCGCGGAATCGGCCCGGTCGAGGTCCGTCAGGTCGACGTCCCCGACGCCGGAGGTGATCCGGTCCATCTGCGACCGCATGAAGAACGCGGCCGCCATGTTCAGCACGTCGGCGAGCATCACCAGGCCGAGCAGCACGGTCACGGCGTGCGAGAGACCCACGGGCGAGCGCAGGACCGGACCGGGCGCTGGCATCGGTGTCATGGGCATGGGTGGATGAGCCATGGAGGACCCCCCTGAAAGGCGATGGAAGTGTGGCGCACCCTCCCCAGGACGCCACGCGAAGATCACAAACGAGTGATCAGCTTCCGGACCTTATCCCATCACCCGTGCAGCGTGTCCATGACTATTGCCGCAGGTCCGTCCCCGGTGCCGTCGACGGCGGACGCTTGAGTCTCCCCCCGGGAGAGGGTCCAGGGTGGCGGACATGAACGACACCGATCTCGAAGGACGCGTCGCCGTGGTGGCCGGCGGCAGCAAGGGCACCGGACTGGCGACCGCGCAGCGGCTCCGGCAGGCGGGGGCGAAGGTCGTCACCATCGCCCGTACGCCACCCCGGGCGGGCGACGCGATCTTCGTCCAGGGCGACCTGGGGACCGCCGAGGGCGTGGCCGCGTCGGCCGCGGCCGTCACCGAACGCGTCGGCGTCCCGGACGTCCTCGTGCACGTCGTCGGCGGTTCCGGCTCACCGGCCGGAGGCTACGCGGCCCTCGACGACACGTTGTGGGCCCGGGAGCTGGAACTCAACCTGCTGTCCGCCGTCCGGCTCGACCGCGCCCTGCTCCCCGGCATGGTGGCCCGCGGCACCGGCGCCGTCGTGCACGTGACCTCCATCCAGCGCCGCATGCCGCTGCACGACTCGACCCTGGCGTACGCGGCGGCCAAGGCCGCCCTCACCACGTACAGCAAGGGACTCGCCAACGAGGTGGCGCCGGCGGGGGTGCGGGTGAACTCGGTCGCCCCGGGCTTCATCCGCACCGAGGGCGCCGAGGGCATGCTCACCCGTCGGATGAAGGAGGGCGGCATCAGCCGCGAGGCCGCCCTCGACGAGCTGATGCGCGTCCTCGGCGGCATCCCGCTCGGGCAGCCCGCCGAACCGGAGGAGGTCGCCGAGGTGATCGCCTTCCTGGTCTCGGACCGGGCGGCCGCGGTGGCCGGCGCCGAGTACACCGTGGACGGCGGCACCGTACGGGCCGTCTGAACCCCGCACACCGCACCGGCCGTGCGGTTCCGTACGGCCGGCCGACATCGGAGAGAACCATGCAGACCGACCCCACCCACCGCACGGGCGCGCAGGCGCCGAGCCGCCCCACCCGGGAGGCCCGCGCCTTCGTCGAGGAGTACGTCGCCGCGGCCACGGCCGGCGACCGCGAGCGCCATCTCGCGCTCTTCGACGACAATGTCGTCGTACGCGACGAAGGCCGTACCCATCGCGGGCTCGTCGAGGTCGCGCGCTGGCGCGACCAGGTGCCGCCCGTGGAGTACGACGTCCGTGAGGTCACCGGCACGGCCGCCGCCTGCCGCGCCGTCGCGGAGGTGTCGGGGGACTTCCCCGGCAGCCCCGTGACACTCCGCTTCACCTTCGAGCGCGACGCACGGGGAAGGATCACCCGGCTGGAGATCACACCCTGACGACACACGGTGCACCCTGGAACCGGCCGGCACGGAGGCCGGTCCCAGGGCAGGCCGGCACACGACGACACCGGCCACCGGGACGGACAGGAGGAGGACTCCATGACGGAGCGGCTGACGATCGGGGAGTTCTCCCGCATCACCCACCTGAGCATCCGCACACTGCGCCGGTACCACGAGCAGGACCTGCTGGTCCCCGCCGAGGTCGACCCCGTGACCGGCTACCGCTACTACGCGCCCGCACAGGTACGGCCCGCCCAGACCATCCGGCGGTTCCGCGACCTCGACCTCCCGCTGGCGGACCTGCGGCGCTTCCTGGCGGCGGAGGAGGACGACGGCCGGCGCGGCGAGGCGGACCGTGACACGGCCCGGCAGGTCGTGGCCGCCCATCTGCGCCGTCTGGAGGACCGGCTCGGCCGCACCCAGCGAGCCGTCGAGGCCCTCCGGGAACTCCTCGACCCCGGCGCCGAGCGGACGGTGACCCTGGAGGTCCTCCCGCCCCGGCGCGTGTACGCGGTGTCCCTCGACGTCCCCGAGGGCGCCGGCCTGGACTGGTACGACGCGGCGATGCGCGACCTCGACGCCGCCGCCGGACACCGCCCGGTACTCCCACCCGGCGGCCGCTACGCACACGAACTGTTCACCGAGGGCCACGGCCACGCCACCGTCTACCTCCCCGCCGAGGCACCGCTGCCCACGGACGCACCGGACACCGTGCGCGAACTCCTTCTGCCCGGCCGGACCGCCGCCGTCGCCACCCACCAGGGCCCGCACGACGACCTCGACCTCACCTATGCCGCCGTGGGCTCCTACGCCGCCCGCCACGGCCTGCGCTCACAGGACCTCGTCGAGGAGGTGTACCTGGTCGGCCCCCGCGACACCGACCAGCCCGAACGCTGGCGCACCCTCGTCGCCTGGCTCACCGCCCCGGACGGCGACTGACCGCCCCGACATCCTCCGCAAGCAGAGCGCCCGCGGTGCCGACCGGATCTGGGAGGCACGCCCCCGCTGGACCCGGCCCGAACTCCCGCCCGGCCGGCACGAGGTGACGGCGCTCGACATCAACGGCGCCTACCTGTCCGCCCTCAAGACCCACCTGCCGCTCGGCCAGCTGGAGCACTCCACCGGCAACCGGCACGACCGGCGGCGGGCGGGGGTCCATCTGATCACCCCTCCCGCCTGGGAGCACGACGCGGTCCTGCCGAACCCGATCGGCAGCCGCGACGAGCCGGGTCCGCTGTGGGTGACCGAGCCGACCCTGCGCCTGCTGCTGCGCCACTCGGGTCCCCGGTACGCCCTCTGCGACCCGCCGGAGATCCACGAGTCGTGGACGTCCGGCGCCACCGAGAGCCTGCTGGAGAAGTTCCGCGTCGCGCTCCGGGACGTCCGGGACCGCGCGATCGCCGAGGACGACGAGGTGACCCTGGAGTACGTGAAGGCGATGTACTCCAAGTTCGTCTCCACGATGGGGGAGTCGAACTACAACCGGGAGCTGTACCGCACGGACTGGATGCACCTCATCCGCTCCCAGGCGTTCGTGAACCTGTGGTGGAAGGCGCACCGCGCCCACGACGAGGGCTTGACGGTCGTCCGCGCGATGGGCACCGACGAGCTGCACGTGACCGGCGACTGGCGCGCCGTGTTCCCGGAGGGGCGCGGTGTCACCGAGGTGAAGGTCAAGGACGTCTACACCGTCGGCGACCCCGCCCCGGCCGGAACGGGACACGAGCCGGACTGACACACCTGGGCGGCGGTGCGGGCGGGTGTGTCAGAGGCGCTCGCGTACCCACTCCGGGTCGGGATTGACGTACCCCCGCCCGTCCGTCAGGACCACGGTCGGCACCGTCTCGTTCCCTTCCGCGAAGGACCGCACCACCGCCGCGCCGGCCGGGTCGCGCCAGATGTCGACCCAGTGCGCCCGGCGGGCGTCCCGGCCCAGGCGGAACCGCAGTCGCCTGTAGTAGTGGCAGCCCGGCCGCCAGTAGACGACCGGCCGGCCGTCCTCCTCGCTGCGGCGTTGCGCCTCCAGCGCGCCGGCCGGTTTCGGGAAGATCAGGGGCGAGTTCACCGCCGCGAACGCCACGAACGCCAGCAGGACCACCACCGCCCCGCCGTCGTTCCGGTCCGCGTGCAGCCCGGCCGCGGCGGCGACGCCGGCCACCACGATCAGCAACGGCAGGACCCAGCCCCGCACCATGACGTCCTCCCCAAGCCCTACGACGACTCGCGCACGACCAGCTCCGTGGGGAGCGTGATCTGCCGGCGAGGGGCGTCGTTCAACGTGATGTCGGTGAGGATACGTGCCATCGTGCGGCCGAGCTCCTCCACGGGCTGACGCACCGTGGTCAGCGGGGGGTTGGTGTGCCGGGCCAGCACCGAGTCCTCGAAGCCGACCACGGCGACGTCGTCCGGCACGCGGCGCTTCTGGCGGCGCAATTCGGCCAGGGCGCCCACCGCCATGAGGTCGGAGGCGGCGAAGACGGCGTCCAGATCCGGCGCGCGTTCAAGAAGCAAACGCATGGCACGGCCGCCGCTGTCCTCCGAGAAGTCCCCTGTCTCCAGCAGCAGTTCGTCCGCCGGGACGCCGGCCTCCTGGTGCGCGGTGCGCCACCCCGCGAGACGGGCACGGCCCACGTCCATGTCCTGGGGGCCGCTGATCGTCGCGATCCTCCGCCTGCCGCGGCCGAGCAGATGCCGTACGGCCTCGGCGGCACCCCCGGCGTTGTCGGAGTTGACGTAGCTGAGCTGCTCGCCCGCGTCGCGGCGGCCCGCGAGCACGGTGGGCAGGCCCATCTCCTCCAGGATGCCGGGCAGCCGGTCCTCGGAGTGGACGGAGACCAGCAGCACGCCGTCCACCCGGCGGGTGGCCACCGACTCGGTGAGCTGGTCGCGTTCGGCCTGGTCACGCACCAGCATCAGCTGCAACTGGGTGCCGCTCTCGGCGAGCGCGCCGCTCACACCCCGGATGAGCGCGGCGAAGAACGGCTCCGAACCGAGCCGGCTCTCCGATTCCGGGATGACCAGGGCCACGGCGTTGGTGCGGTTGGTGACCAGGCCGCGGGCGACCGAGTTGGGGACGTAGTTCAGTTCTTTGATCGCCGCCAGGACCCTGGCCCGCGCGTCGGCGCTGACGAGATCCGAACCGTTGACGACACGGGAGACGGTGGTGCGACCCACGCCCGCGCGGGCGGCGACGGTTTTGATCGTGGGACGGCGGTTGCCGGTCATGCACTCCCCCCTCGGCGGCCGCGGCGGCGTTCTCTGCCGCGGAGGTGACCTGCGGCAATTCTTGCAGACGTCCGCGTCGGCACAGCACCCCCAGGGTCCGGAAGGCGAACACGCGGCCCGCCTCGCACGCGGAAGTTGCTTTCAAGTTATTGACAGATTGCGCCGCTGCTACGAGTCTTCGTTGCGCGGTGGGAACGTGCCCACCCAGAGTTGGGCACGTTCCCACTCGATTCAGAGCCGCTGTAGTCATCGCAGAACTCGTCACTCCGATGTGTCAGCGCCGTCGCTAGGAGGAGATCCATGGGCACTCTCGGTTCGTTGCGCAGGAAGGCGGTGGCGTCAGCCGCGGCCGTCGGCGCGCTCGCGCTCGTCGTCGGCTGCAGCGGCGACGGCGACTCGGTCACCGGTGGCAGCAAGGACGGCGACAAGGTCACCATCACCATGGGCCTGTTCGGCGTCATGGGGATCAAGGAGACCGGCCTCCTCGAGGAGTACGAGAAGCAGAACCCCGGCGTCACGATCAAGGCCGAGATAGCCGGTGACGAGCAGACCTACTACACCGCGCTGCAGACCAAGCTCGCCGCCGGCAAGGGCCTGAAGGACATCCAGGGCATCGAGATCGGCCGGGCCAAGGAGATCACCGAGACCCGGGCGAAGATGTTCGCCGACTTCAAGGGCGTGGCGGGCACCGACCACTTCCTGCCCTGGAAGCAGTCGCAGATCACCACCCAGGACGGCAAGGTGCTGGGCCTCGGCACCGACATCGGCCCGATGGCCGTCTGTTACCGCAAGGACTACTTCGAGAAGGCCGGCCTGCCGACCGACCGCGAGCAGGTCGCCAAGCTGTGGGAAGGCGACTGGAAGAAGTACGTCGAGGTCGGCCGCACCTTCAAGAAGAACTACAAGGGCGGCGACGTCGCCTACACGGACTCCGCCAGCGGCCTGTTCAACGCCATGGTCTACGGCTACCCCGAGCAGTACTACAACGAGCAGGGCGACCTGATCTACGAGACGAACCCGGCCGTCAAGGAGGCCTGGGAGCTGTCGTCGGACGCGGCCGAGGAGGACCTGACCGCCAAGCTGCGCCAGTTCCAGCCCGGCTGGGACCCCGGTCTGTCCAACGGCACCTTCGCGACCGCCGTGTGCCCCGCCTGGATGCTGAGCCACATCAGCGAGAAGGCCGGTGACGCCAACAAGGGCAAGTGGGACGTGGCCCGCGCGCCCAAGGGCGCCAACTGGGGCGGTTCCTTCCTCGGCGTGATCGAGAAGAGCCCGGTGAAGGAGGAGGCCCAGAAGCTCGTCGCCTGGCTGACCGCGCCCGAGCAGCAGGCCCGCATCTTCAAGGACCTCGGCAACATCCCGTCCTCGCAGAAGGCCCTCGAGGACCCCACCGTGAAGAACGCGACGTCCGACTACTTCAGCGGTGCGCCCCTCGGCCAGATCTTCGGTGCCGCGGCGCAGGACATCCCCGACAAGCAGGTCCTCGGCCGCAAGGACGGCACCATCAAGGACACCTTCTCCCAGGGCCTGGCCCTGGTCGAGCAGGGGACGCCGCGTGACGAGGCATGGAAGACCACCGCGAACCGCATTGAGAAGGCGGTCCGCTGACCGTCGCACAGCGGCCGTCCCGGGCCCGCCCCGCCCTTCGGGGCAGCGGGCCCGGGACGGCTCCCCATCCGTTCTGAGGAAGGAAGTCCGGTGGCCACCTCCACCACCAAGGCCCTGGCCGGCGAGGAGCCGCCGGGCCCGTCCCGCACGGGAGACGGGAAGGAGAACTCGCGGTGGCGCGGCGCCTGGTTGCACCGCCTCGACGTCAAGGGCGCGCCGTACGCGTTCATCGCTCCGTTCTTCGTCGTCTTCGCCGCGTTCAGCTTCTACCCGCTCATCTACACCTCGTGGATCTCCCTGCACGACGTGGAACTGGCCACGCTCGACATCATGGAGTGGGTGGCGTTCGACAACTACGTCGAGCTGTGGGGCGACTCGCGGTTCTGGAACGCCCTGCAGAACACCATCACCATCGGCATCATCTCCACGGTGCCGCAGCTGCTGATGGCCCTGGGCATGGCGCACCTGCTCAACTACCGCATGCGCGCCTCGCTGTTCTTCCGCGTCGCGTCGCTGGTCCCGTACGCCACGTCCGTCGGCGCCGCCGCGCTCGTCTTCACCATGATCTACGAGCGTGACTTCGGCATGATCAACTGGGCGCTCGGCACGGTCGGGATCGACCCGGTGAACTGGGAGGCCGACAAGTGGCCCGCCCAGGCCGCGATCTCCACCATCGTCATCTGGCGCTGGACCGGGTACAACGCCCTGCTGTACCTCGCGGCCATGCAGGCCATCCCCGCCGACCGGTACGAGGCCGCCTCCCTGGACGGCGCCTCCCGCTGGCAGCAGTTCACGCACGTCACCGTGCCCGGTATCCGGTCCACCATCGTCTTCACCATCGTGCTCTCCACGATCGGCGCCACCCAGCTGTTCGGTGAGCCGCTGATCTTCGGCCAGGGCCCCAACGGCGTCACCGGCGGCGCGGACAACCAGTACCAGACGCTCGGCCTGCTGCTGTACGAAGAGGGCTGGAAGAACTACCAGATGGGCCGCTCGGCGACCGTCGCCTGGGCGATGTTCATGCTGCTCGTCCTCGCGTTCGTGACGCAGCACCTGATCAAGCGCCTGCGCTCCCGTAAGTCCTGACCTGGAGACGCCATGACCACCGACAGCCTCCCGGTCCGGACGGACACCCCGGTCCGGACCGCACCCGACAAGCCCGCCCGCCGCGGCGGACGCCGTCTGCTGCGCGAACGCGCCGGGCGCACCCACCACGCGGGACCGCTCGCCTACGTCCTGCTCGCCATCATGGCGATCCTGTCCATCTTCCCGCTGTACTGGACGATGGTGGCGGCCTCCACCGACAACACCCGGGTCAGCCAGACGCCGCCGCCCTTCCTGCCCGGCCCCAACCTGTTCAGCAACCTCGCCCGCGCCTGGGACGAGGCGGCGATGGGCAAGGCCATGATCAACAGCACGATCGTGGCCGGGGTGATCGCCCTGTCCACCGTGTTCTTCGCGACGCTCGCCGGCTTCGCCTTCGCCAAGCTGCGGTTCAAGGGCCGCAACATCCTGCTCATGCTGGTGATCGGCACCATGATGGTGCCGCCGCAGCTCGGCGTCGTCCCGCTGTTCATGATGATGTCGGAGCTCGGCTGGTCGCAGCAGCTGCCCGCCGTCATCTTCCCCACGCTGGTCAGCGCCGTCGGCGTGTTCTTCATGCGGCAGTACCTCTCCGAGGCGCTGCCCGACGAACTCGTCGAGGCGGCCCGGGTGGACGGGGCGCACTCGCTGCGCATCTTCTGGAGCATCGTGCTGCCGGTGGCGCGGCCCGCCATGGCCGTCCTGTTCATGATCACGTTCGTGCACGCGTGGAACGACTTCTTCTGGCCGTTCGTGGTGCTCGACATGACCAACCCGACCGTCCCCGTCGCCCTCACCCAGCTCAGCGCGGGTTACGTCCGCGACCAGTCGCTCATCATGGCCGGCGCGCTGCTCGGCACCCTGCCGCTGCTGGCGATGTTCATCGTCTTCGGACGCCAGATCGTCAGCGGCATCATGGCCGGCGCCGTCAAGGGCTGACCGCCCCTCCGCAGCCCCGAACCGACACCCCCACCGGGCCGGTTCGCGCACCCCCGTGAACCGGGCCCGCCACCTCGAAAGGACTTACGTGGTCACCGCAGCACAGCAGACCGCGTCCGCCCCGGACGCCGCCCGCACCTTCCCCAAGGGCTTCCTCTGGGGTTCCGCCACCGCCTCCTACCAGATCGAGGGGGCCGCCTCCGAGGACGGACGCACACCGTCCATCTGGGACACCTACTCCCGCACCCCCGGCCGGGTCCGCAACGGCGACACCGGTGACGTGGCCACCGACCACTACCACCGCTGGCGCGAGGACGTCGCCCTCATGGCCGAACTCGGCCTGGGCGCCTACCGGTTCTCCCTCGCCTGGCCCCGCATCCAGCCCACCGGCCGCGGCCCCGCCGTGCAGAAGGGCCTGGACTTCTACCGGCGCCTGGCCGACGAGCTGCTGGAGAAGGGCATCCAGCCCGTCGCCACCCTCTACCACTGGGACCTGCCCCAGGAGCTGGAGGACGCCGGCGGCTGGCCCGAGCGCGCCACCGCCGAGCGCTTCGCCGAGTACGCCGCCATCGCCGCCGACGCCCTCGGCGACCGGGTGAAGACATGGACCACCCTCAACGAACCCTGGTGCAGCTCCTTCCTCGGCTACGGCTCCGGCGTGCACGCCCCCGGCCGCACCGACCCGGTCGCCGCCCTGCGCGCCGCCCACCACCTCAACCTCGGCCACGGACTCGCGGTCCAGGCCCTGCGCGACCGTCTCCCGGCCGCCGCCCAGTGCTCGGTCACCCTCAACATCCACCACGTCCGCCCGCTCACCGGCAGCGAGGGCGACGCGGACGCCGTGCGCCGCATCGACGCCCTGGCCAACCGGGTCTTCACCGGCCCGATGCTGCAGGGCGCCTACCCGGAGGACCTCCTCAAGGACACGGCCGGCCTGACCGACTGGTCCTTCGTGAAGGACGGCGACCTGGAACAGATCAACCAGCCGCTGGACTTCCTCGGCGTCAACTACTACACGCCCACCGTCGTCTCCGAGACGGACGGCAGCGGCACCCACACCTCCGACGGACACGGCAACAGCCCGCACAGCCCGTGGCCGGCCGCCGACCGGGTCGCCTTCCACCAGCCGCCCGGCGAGCGCACCGCCATGGGCTGGGCCGTCGACGCCACCGGCCTGTACGACCTGCTGCGCCGGCTGTCCGGCGACTTCCCGAAGCTGCCGCTGGTCATCACCGAGAACGGTGCCGCGTTCGACGACTACGCCGACCCGTCCGGCAACGTCAACGACCCGGCCCGCATCTCCTACGTCCGCGAGCACCTGGCCGCCGTCCACCGGGCCATCCTGGACGGCTCCGACGTCCGGGGCTACTTCCTGTGGTCCCTGCTGGACAACTTCGAGTGGGCGCACGGATACAGCAAGCGCTTCGGCGCGGTGTACGTCGACTACCCGACGGGCACCCGCATCCCCAAGGCCAGCGCACGCTGGTACGCGGAGGTCGCCCGCACGGGCGTCCTGCCGGCGGCCTGACCCCTGAACCGTGAGCCCGACTCCCCGCCCGTGGGGGGACGGGGAGTCGGGCTCACGCCCTCACCCGGGCGTCCCGGGTGTTCCGCACCGCCTCCGCAACAACTCCACGCCTTCGCCGTGGAGTTCGTCGCAGCAGGCGGCACGCCCCGTCATCGCCATGACCAGATCCACGGTGCGCCCGGACACGAGCGGCCCGGCCCCGGCGGCGAAGGGGCCGTCGTCGGCGACGAGTTGCAGCCCACCGATACGCCCCTTGGCGACGACGAC contains these protein-coding regions:
- a CDS encoding transglycosylase family protein; its protein translation is MTSRRNASQVTGRRARGFRAGAAVMVLAAATALGAAGEATASQAGRSGPDWDAIARCESGGNWKANTGNGHYGGLQFSQSSWVAAGGLKYARRADLATRKEQIAVAERLAALQGMSAWTCAYAGR
- a CDS encoding SDR family oxidoreductase, translated to MNDTDLEGRVAVVAGGSKGTGLATAQRLRQAGAKVVTIARTPPRAGDAIFVQGDLGTAEGVAASAAAVTERVGVPDVLVHVVGGSGSPAGGYAALDDTLWARELELNLLSAVRLDRALLPGMVARGTGAVVHVTSIQRRMPLHDSTLAYAAAKAALTTYSKGLANEVAPAGVRVNSVAPGFIRTEGAEGMLTRRMKEGGISREAALDELMRVLGGIPLGQPAEPEEVAEVIAFLVSDRAAAVAGAEYTVDGGTVRAV
- a CDS encoding DUF1330 domain-containing protein, whose amino-acid sequence is MPAYAIARLRPAAPHPDIAEYIERIPATFEPFGGRFLVHATQHEVKEGTWSEDLVVIGFPGIDQARQWWDSPAYREIAPLRSRHIEGDIVLVEGVPDGYDPTATADTLRKALAATD
- a CDS encoding ABC transporter substrate-binding protein, which produces MGTLGSLRRKAVASAAAVGALALVVGCSGDGDSVTGGSKDGDKVTITMGLFGVMGIKETGLLEEYEKQNPGVTIKAEIAGDEQTYYTALQTKLAAGKGLKDIQGIEIGRAKEITETRAKMFADFKGVAGTDHFLPWKQSQITTQDGKVLGLGTDIGPMAVCYRKDYFEKAGLPTDREQVAKLWEGDWKKYVEVGRTFKKNYKGGDVAYTDSASGLFNAMVYGYPEQYYNEQGDLIYETNPAVKEAWELSSDAAEEDLTAKLRQFQPGWDPGLSNGTFATAVCPAWMLSHISEKAGDANKGKWDVARAPKGANWGGSFLGVIEKSPVKEEAQKLVAWLTAPEQQARIFKDLGNIPSSQKALEDPTVKNATSDYFSGAPLGQIFGAAAQDIPDKQVLGRKDGTIKDTFSQGLALVEQGTPRDEAWKTTANRIEKAVR
- a CDS encoding DUF4328 domain-containing protein, with the protein product MTPMPAPGPVLRSPVGLSHAVTVLLGLVMLADVLNMAAAFFMRSQMDRITSGVGDVDLTDLDRADSALAGTGVFYLLALLATATVFIIWFHRVRQNAEVFAPDTQRRSAGWAIGAWFIPFANLWIPRGIALDVLRAGEPDPYGGTVRHQGLLNAWWGVWIASNVFDRLATRRYDDAESPQAVHDATGWLITGSLLDIVAAVLAVLFVRRLTAAQNAKALAGPGLPVG
- a CDS encoding LacI family DNA-binding transcriptional regulator, which codes for MTGNRRPTIKTVAARAGVGRTTVSRVVNGSDLVSADARARVLAAIKELNYVPNSVARGLVTNRTNAVALVIPESESRLGSEPFFAALIRGVSGALAESGTQLQLMLVRDQAERDQLTESVATRRVDGVLLVSVHSEDRLPGILEEMGLPTVLAGRRDAGEQLSYVNSDNAGGAAEAVRHLLGRGRRRIATISGPQDMDVGRARLAGWRTAHQEAGVPADELLLETGDFSEDSGGRAMRLLLERAPDLDAVFAASDLMAVGALAELRRQKRRVPDDVAVVGFEDSVLARHTNPPLTTVRQPVEELGRTMARILTDITLNDAPRRQITLPTELVVRESS
- a CDS encoding nuclear transport factor 2 family protein, with the protein product MQTDPTHRTGAQAPSRPTREARAFVEEYVAAATAGDRERHLALFDDNVVVRDEGRTHRGLVEVARWRDQVPPVEYDVREVTGTAAACRAVAEVSGDFPGSPVTLRFTFERDARGRITRLEITP
- a CDS encoding MerR family transcriptional regulator, with the protein product MTERLTIGEFSRITHLSIRTLRRYHEQDLLVPAEVDPVTGYRYYAPAQVRPAQTIRRFRDLDLPLADLRRFLAAEEDDGRRGEADRDTARQVVAAHLRRLEDRLGRTQRAVEALRELLDPGAERTVTLEVLPPRRVYAVSLDVPEGAGLDWYDAAMRDLDAAAGHRPVLPPGGRYAHELFTEGHGHATVYLPAEAPLPTDAPDTVRELLLPGRTAAVATHQGPHDDLDLTYAAVGSYAARHGLRSQDLVEEVYLVGPRDTDQPERWRTLVAWLTAPDGD
- a CDS encoding SRPBCC family protein translates to MSNQFEVVVDIDRPIEDVFDYLADGRHDPEFSPRVLRMEKSPDGDTHVGTVFHSTVKDAGMRSQRDFEISELTAPTRLRWHEVSHNSITAKEGGYDLEPTADGGTRLRLFNVLEGHGVGKLLLPLAAGASRKDAPAFGRRIKEAVEAST